A genomic window from Flavobacterium johnsoniae includes:
- a CDS encoding glycoside hydrolase family 125 protein, whose translation MQRRKFIQNTVLFSSLALIDPLEIVAGTKAAVKDFPIVRVPKNKRNFESEFIEKTIAEFQKNVKDKELGWLFNNCFPNTLDTTVTYSQKNGRPDTYVITGDIDAMWLRDSSAQVWPYMAFAGKDEKLKNLIAGVINRQTEYILKDPYANAFYNDPNKKGEWTSDHTDMKPGVHERKYEIDSLCYPIRLAYNYWKNTKDVSPFDENWVKAIKTTLKTFRDQQQKDGKNPYTFQRTTQFATDTRPLKGYGYPVKPVGLVCSAFRPSDDATVFSFLIPSNFFIVASMNQAAEMLEAIKKDNATAKELRALADEVSKAIKEHAIVKHPKHGDIYAFEVDGFGGHLMMDDSNVPSLLSLPYLDAIDVKDPIYQNTRKFVLSEDNPFFFKGKVAEGIGGPHVGMDMIWPMSLVMRAYTTSDANEIKDCIRMLKASHGDTGFMHESFHKDDAKNFTRSWFAWTNTLFGELLWDTYKTNPKLLEL comes from the coding sequence ATGCAAAGAAGAAAATTTATCCAAAACACTGTTTTATTTAGCAGTTTAGCCCTTATTGATCCTCTAGAAATAGTGGCTGGAACAAAAGCTGCTGTTAAGGATTTTCCAATTGTCAGAGTTCCCAAAAACAAAAGAAATTTTGAAAGTGAGTTTATTGAAAAAACAATTGCCGAATTTCAAAAAAATGTAAAAGATAAAGAGTTAGGATGGTTGTTTAACAACTGTTTTCCGAACACATTGGATACGACTGTAACGTATTCACAAAAAAACGGACGTCCAGACACGTATGTTATTACGGGCGATATTGATGCGATGTGGCTGCGTGACAGTTCTGCGCAAGTTTGGCCGTATATGGCTTTTGCAGGAAAAGATGAAAAATTAAAAAATCTGATTGCTGGTGTTATCAACAGACAGACAGAATATATTTTGAAAGATCCTTATGCGAATGCATTTTACAACGATCCGAACAAAAAAGGAGAATGGACAAGCGATCACACCGATATGAAACCTGGTGTTCACGAAAGAAAATATGAAATAGATTCTCTTTGCTATCCAATCAGATTAGCCTATAATTATTGGAAAAACACAAAAGACGTTTCTCCTTTTGATGAAAATTGGGTAAAAGCGATTAAAACAACTTTAAAGACTTTTAGAGATCAGCAGCAAAAAGATGGTAAAAATCCATACACTTTCCAGAGAACAACACAATTTGCTACCGACACAAGACCTTTAAAAGGTTACGGATATCCAGTAAAACCAGTTGGTTTGGTTTGTTCTGCTTTTAGACCAAGCGATGATGCAACGGTTTTTTCTTTCTTAATTCCTTCAAATTTCTTCATTGTAGCGAGTATGAATCAGGCGGCAGAAATGTTAGAAGCTATTAAAAAAGATAACGCAACGGCTAAAGAATTAAGAGCCTTAGCAGACGAAGTTTCAAAAGCAATTAAAGAACATGCCATTGTAAAACACCCAAAACACGGTGACATTTACGCATTTGAAGTAGACGGATTTGGAGGACATTTAATGATGGATGATTCTAACGTTCCAAGTTTATTGAGTTTACCATATTTGGATGCTATCGACGTTAAAGATCCAATTTATCAAAACACCAGAAAATTTGTTCTTTCAGAAGATAATCCTTTTTTCTTTAAAGGAAAAGTAGCAGAAGGAATTGGAGGCCCACACGTAGGAATGGACATGATTTGGCCAATGTCTTTAGTAATGAGAGCTTATACAACTTCAGATGCAAACGAAATTAAAGATTGTATCAGAATGCTAAAAGCCTCTCACGGAGACACCGGTTTTATGCATGAATCTTTCCACAAAGACGATGCTAAAAATTTCACGAGATCTTGGTTTGCATGGACCAATACATTATTCGGAGAGCTTTTATGGGACACTTATAAAACCAATCCTAAACTACTGGAGTTATAA
- a CDS encoding GH92 family glycosyl hydrolase, with protein MKLRKKILLATLTMSMASLTTIAQKSGGGLSKGKYTALVNPFIGTAPLLDTKIIGYTPPKDMRVWAGLVFPGSSVPNAMVQLSPMTKYRSGAGYEYEDTEILGFTHTNKGHWNLCHIPLLPVSEGASFPYKSSFSHNQEKASPAYYEVFLKDYNVQVKLTSTLRCGIHEYTFKNNKGRKVLFDLGKANNRVDDWQIKQEGSNAVSGFQRTGGEKIYFYATFSSPIDKLDTKDIAKSGGYTLVNIKDGDNKPVTVKIALSFVSVENATENLKAEVGDKTLTKIFEEGSSEWEKLLSKIQVKGGTDEQHVMFYSMLYRSFLWPALRSDVNGQFTDEAGKVRKKNYRYYTLPSLWDDYRNKLVLLSIFSPDVTADVISSIINEGEIKGFIPTFFHGDHAASFIAGSYMRGIRNYDVKKAYELLLNNAYKEGGTRPHISEYIAKGYVPEQDIKDPKVETVANAAVTKTLEYSYDDHALALLAKELNDTEHYNDLTKRSKNYANVFDKESTFMRGRLANGNWITPFNPEFPYYEYMYREANAWQLSFFVPHDMPGLVKLYGGDKPFEAKLDEFFTKPWNPNYIAWNISGFIGQYCHGNQPDHEAPFSYYFINKPEKSQKVIDEILDTMYGIGPEKLAMSGMDDAGEMSSWYVFGALGLYPLSPADPEYIVTVPLFKDVSWTTPQGKKVTIKNPNGKRNLEAIKVNGSKINSYFISHDLFKNGGEIQLQTK; from the coding sequence ATGAAATTGAGAAAGAAAATACTACTCGCGACACTAACAATGTCTATGGCGAGCCTGACAACTATTGCTCAAAAATCAGGCGGAGGCCTTTCAAAAGGAAAATATACAGCTTTGGTCAATCCGTTTATTGGAACAGCGCCTTTATTAGATACTAAAATAATTGGATATACACCTCCAAAAGATATGCGTGTTTGGGCAGGTTTGGTATTTCCGGGTTCTTCTGTACCCAACGCAATGGTGCAGCTAAGTCCGATGACGAAATACCGTTCTGGTGCAGGTTATGAATATGAAGATACCGAAATTTTAGGCTTTACGCACACCAACAAAGGACATTGGAATTTATGCCACATTCCGTTATTGCCAGTTTCAGAAGGTGCTTCATTTCCGTATAAATCTTCTTTCAGTCACAATCAAGAAAAAGCAAGTCCAGCTTATTATGAAGTGTTTTTGAAAGATTATAATGTTCAAGTAAAACTGACTTCAACCTTACGTTGCGGAATTCATGAATATACTTTCAAAAACAACAAAGGAAGAAAAGTGCTTTTTGATTTAGGAAAAGCAAATAATCGTGTAGACGATTGGCAAATCAAACAAGAAGGTTCAAATGCAGTGAGCGGTTTTCAAAGAACTGGTGGCGAGAAAATATATTTTTATGCCACTTTTAGCAGTCCAATTGATAAATTAGATACTAAAGATATCGCAAAAAGTGGCGGTTATACTTTGGTAAATATCAAAGATGGCGATAACAAACCTGTTACAGTAAAAATAGCTTTATCGTTTGTAAGTGTTGAAAATGCAACTGAAAATCTGAAAGCAGAAGTTGGTGATAAAACGCTAACAAAAATTTTCGAAGAAGGAAGTTCAGAGTGGGAAAAACTGCTTTCGAAAATTCAAGTAAAAGGCGGTACAGACGAACAACATGTAATGTTTTATAGCATGTTGTACAGATCATTTTTATGGCCAGCTTTAAGAAGCGACGTAAACGGACAATTTACAGACGAAGCTGGAAAAGTTCGCAAAAAAAATTATCGTTATTACACACTTCCTTCATTATGGGATGATTACAGAAATAAATTGGTTTTATTGAGTATTTTTTCTCCAGATGTGACTGCAGATGTAATAAGTTCTATTATTAACGAAGGAGAAATTAAAGGTTTTATTCCGACATTCTTTCACGGCGATCATGCGGCATCTTTTATCGCAGGTTCTTATATGCGCGGAATTCGAAATTATGATGTCAAAAAAGCATACGAATTATTATTAAATAACGCTTACAAAGAAGGCGGAACAAGACCTCATATCTCAGAATATATAGCAAAAGGCTATGTGCCAGAACAAGATATTAAGGATCCTAAAGTAGAAACGGTAGCAAATGCAGCAGTTACAAAAACGCTCGAATATTCTTATGACGATCACGCGCTGGCTTTGTTGGCGAAAGAATTAAACGACACAGAACATTATAATGATTTGACAAAACGTTCTAAAAATTACGCCAATGTTTTTGATAAAGAATCCACTTTTATGCGAGGAAGATTGGCAAACGGCAATTGGATTACACCTTTTAATCCTGAGTTTCCTTATTATGAATATATGTACAGAGAAGCAAATGCATGGCAACTTTCATTTTTCGTTCCGCATGATATGCCGGGATTAGTAAAATTATATGGTGGCGACAAACCGTTTGAAGCAAAATTGGATGAATTTTTTACAAAACCTTGGAATCCGAATTATATTGCTTGGAATATTTCTGGTTTTATCGGGCAATATTGTCATGGAAACCAGCCGGATCATGAAGCACCGTTTTCGTATTATTTTATCAATAAACCTGAAAAATCACAAAAAGTAATCGATGAAATTTTAGATACTATGTACGGAATCGGTCCAGAAAAACTGGCAATGAGCGGAATGGATGATGCAGGAGAAATGTCTTCGTGGTATGTTTTTGGAGCTTTAGGATTATATCCTTTATCGCCAGCAGATCCTGAATATATTGTGACAGTTCCTCTTTTTAAAGACGTTTCGTGGACAACTCCGCAAGGAAAAAAAGTAACGATAAAAAATCCTAACGGGAAAAGGAATTTAGAAGCTATTAAAGTAAACGGTTCTAAAATCAATAGTTATTTTATTTCTCACGATTTATTTAAAAATGGTGGTGAAATTCAACTGCAAACAAAATAA